One segment of Tenrec ecaudatus isolate mTenEca1 chromosome 1, mTenEca1.hap1, whole genome shotgun sequence DNA contains the following:
- the LOC142430657 gene encoding long-chain-fatty-acid--CoA ligase ACSBG2-like isoform X1, whose protein sequence is MTIPEYLRESVSRFGTYSAVGWMVNNQWEFLNYNQYYEACRKAAKAFLKLGLERFNGVGLLGFNSVEWFIAAIGSIMAGGLCVGIYATNSAEACEFVITHAKVNVLLVENSQQLQKILSISPGKLETLKAIVQYKLPLDDTISSEFSWDDFMKLGSSVPDIELDPILDSLQPNQCAVVIYTSGTTGNPKGVMLSHDNITWMSGAVSRECCLSLASEKQETVVSYLPLSHVAAQIMDLWIPIKVGGLTYFAQPDALRGTLVNTLHDVRPTTFLGVPRIWEKMQEKIKENSDKSSTLKRKVFQWARNVGTQINSRRMIGVSDLPMSYRVAKALVFNKVRVALGLDRCRLFISGAAPLTQDTAEFFLSLDIPVFELYGMSESSGPHTMCSLENYRVLSCGKILSGCKNMLYKQNKEGIGEVCFWGRHVFMGYLDRVDSTMEAIDEEGWLHSGDLGRMDNQNFLYITGRIKELLITAGGENVPPVPIENLVKEKIPIVSNAMLVGDRAKFLSILLTLKCEIDPMTGAPLDKLTPDTIKVCRQLGSHASTVTEILEAQDPPIYKAIQMGIDQVNEVAVSNAQKIQKWLILEKDFSIPGGELGPTTKMKRPFITEKYKLQIQALYH, encoded by the exons ATGACCATCCCCGAGTATTTGCGGGAGTCAGTCAGCCGGTTCGGGACTTACTCGGCCGTCGGCTGGATGGTCAACAACCAGTGGGAATTTCTGAATTACAACCAGTACTACGAGGCGTGTCGGAAGGCAGCCAAAGCCTTCCTCAAG CTGGGTCTGGAGCGCTTCAACGGAGTCGGCCTGCTGGGGTTCAACTCGGTGGAGTGGTTTATCGCTGCCATCGGCAGCATCATGGCAGG gggcctctgcgtgggcatctaCGCCACCAACTCTGCGGAGGCCTGCGAGTTTGTCATCACTCACGCCAAGGTCAACGTCTTACTGGTTGAAAATAGCCAACAGCTACAGAAAATCCTTTCG ATTTCACCCGGCAAGCTGGAGACCTTAAAAGCCATCGTCCAATACAAGTTGCCTCTGGACGACACCATCAGCAGCGAGTTCTCT TGGGACGACTTCATGAAGCTTGGTTCGAGTGTCCCTGATATCGAGCTAGACCCGATCCTTGACAGCCTGCAGCCCAACCAGTGCGCCGTGGTCATCTACACCTCGGGGACCACCGGCAACCCCAAGGGCGTAATGCTGAGCCACGACAAC ATCACGTGGATGTCCGGGGCCGTGTCCAGGGAGTGCTGCCTGTCTTTGGCCTCAGAGAAGCAGGAGACGGTGGTCAGCTACCTCCCCCTCAGCCACGTCGCAGCCCAGATAATGGACCTGTGGATACCCATCAAGGTCGGGGGGCTCACCTACTTTGCTCAGCCAGACGCACTGCGG GGCACCCTGGTGAATACCCTGCATGACGTGCGACCGACGACCTTCCTGGGGGTGCCCCGGATCTGGGAGAAGATGCAGGAGAAGATCAAGGAGAACAGTGACAAATCGTCCACGCTGAAGAGGAAAGTTTTCCAGTGGGCGAGGAACGTGGGCACTCAGATCAACAGCAGAAGGATGATAGG GGTATCCGACTTGCCCATGAGTTACCGCGTGGCCAAGGCCCTGGTATTCAACAAGGTGCGGGTCGCCCTGGGCCTGGACCGCTGCCGGCTCTTCATCAGCGGGGCGGCCCCCCTCACCCAGGACACGGCCGAGTTCTTCCTCAGCCTGGACATCCCCGTCTTCGAGCTATACGGCATGAGTGAGAGCTCGGGGCCACATACCATGTGCAGCCTGGAGAACTACCGTGTCCTCAG TTGTGGGAAGATCTTGAGCGGCTGCAAGAATAtgctgtacaaacagaacaaagaaggCATCGGCGAGGTCTGCTTCTGGGGCCGGCACGTCTTCATGGGCTACCTGGACAGGGTGGACAGTACCATGGAGGCCATCGACGAGGAGGGCTGGCTGCACTCGGGGGACCTGGGCCGCATGGACAACCAGAACTTCCTCTACATCACTGGACGCATCAAAG agCTGCTCATCACTGCCGGCGGCGAGAACGTGCCTCCGGTCCCCATTGAGAACCTGGTCAAGGAGAAGATCCCCATCGTTAGCAACGCCATGCTGGTGGGGGACAGGGCCAAGTTCCTGAGCATCCTGCTGACGCTGAAG TGCGAGATAGACCCCATGACTGGAGCGCCGCTGGACAAACTGACCCCGGACACCATCAAGGTCTGCCGGCAACTGGGCAGCCACGCGTCCACGGTGACGGAGATCTTGGAGGCGCAGGACCCCCCCATCTACAAGGCCATCCAGATGGGGATCGACCAGGTGAATGAGGTGGCCGTGTCCAACGCCCAGAAGATCCAGAAGTGGCtcatcctggagaaggacttctccATCCCCGGCGGGGAGCTGG GCCCAACCACCAAAATGAAGAGACCGTTTATAACCGAGAAATACAAGCTACAGATCCAAGCCCTGTACCACTGA
- the LOC142430657 gene encoding long-chain-fatty-acid--CoA ligase ACSBG2-like isoform X3, which produces MTIPEYLRESVSRFGTYSAVGWMVNNQWEFLNYNQYYEACRKAAKAFLKLGLERFNGVGLLGFNSVEWFIAAIGSIMAGGLCVGIYATNSAEACEFVITHAKVNVLLVENSQQLQKILSISPGKLETLKAIVQYKLPLDDTISSEFSVYSWDDFMKLGSSVPDIELDPILDSLQPNQCAVVIYTSGTTGNPKGVMLSHDNITWMSGAVSRECCLSLASEKQETVVSYLPLSHVAAQIMDLWIPIKVGGLTYFAQPDALRGTLVNTLHDVRPTTFLGVPRIWEKMQEKIKENSDKSSTLKRKVFQWARNVGTQINSRRMIGVSDLPMSYRVAKALVFNKVRVALGLDRCRLFISGAAPLTQDTAEFFLSLDIPVFELYGMSESSGPHTMCSLENYRVLSCGKILSGCKNMLYKQNKEGIGEVCFWGRHVFMGYLDRVDSTMEAIDEEGWLHSGDLGRMDNQNFLYITGRIKELLITAGGENVPPVPIENLVKEKIPIVSNAMLVGDRAKFLSILLTLKVCRQLGSHASTVTEILEAQDPPIYKAIQMGIDQVNEVAVSNAQKIQKWLILEKDFSIPGGELGPTTKMKRPFITEKYKLQIQALYH; this is translated from the exons ATGACCATCCCCGAGTATTTGCGGGAGTCAGTCAGCCGGTTCGGGACTTACTCGGCCGTCGGCTGGATGGTCAACAACCAGTGGGAATTTCTGAATTACAACCAGTACTACGAGGCGTGTCGGAAGGCAGCCAAAGCCTTCCTCAAG CTGGGTCTGGAGCGCTTCAACGGAGTCGGCCTGCTGGGGTTCAACTCGGTGGAGTGGTTTATCGCTGCCATCGGCAGCATCATGGCAGG gggcctctgcgtgggcatctaCGCCACCAACTCTGCGGAGGCCTGCGAGTTTGTCATCACTCACGCCAAGGTCAACGTCTTACTGGTTGAAAATAGCCAACAGCTACAGAAAATCCTTTCG ATTTCACCCGGCAAGCTGGAGACCTTAAAAGCCATCGTCCAATACAAGTTGCCTCTGGACGACACCATCAGCAGCGAGTTCTCTGTGTACTCT TGGGACGACTTCATGAAGCTTGGTTCGAGTGTCCCTGATATCGAGCTAGACCCGATCCTTGACAGCCTGCAGCCCAACCAGTGCGCCGTGGTCATCTACACCTCGGGGACCACCGGCAACCCCAAGGGCGTAATGCTGAGCCACGACAAC ATCACGTGGATGTCCGGGGCCGTGTCCAGGGAGTGCTGCCTGTCTTTGGCCTCAGAGAAGCAGGAGACGGTGGTCAGCTACCTCCCCCTCAGCCACGTCGCAGCCCAGATAATGGACCTGTGGATACCCATCAAGGTCGGGGGGCTCACCTACTTTGCTCAGCCAGACGCACTGCGG GGCACCCTGGTGAATACCCTGCATGACGTGCGACCGACGACCTTCCTGGGGGTGCCCCGGATCTGGGAGAAGATGCAGGAGAAGATCAAGGAGAACAGTGACAAATCGTCCACGCTGAAGAGGAAAGTTTTCCAGTGGGCGAGGAACGTGGGCACTCAGATCAACAGCAGAAGGATGATAGG GGTATCCGACTTGCCCATGAGTTACCGCGTGGCCAAGGCCCTGGTATTCAACAAGGTGCGGGTCGCCCTGGGCCTGGACCGCTGCCGGCTCTTCATCAGCGGGGCGGCCCCCCTCACCCAGGACACGGCCGAGTTCTTCCTCAGCCTGGACATCCCCGTCTTCGAGCTATACGGCATGAGTGAGAGCTCGGGGCCACATACCATGTGCAGCCTGGAGAACTACCGTGTCCTCAG TTGTGGGAAGATCTTGAGCGGCTGCAAGAATAtgctgtacaaacagaacaaagaaggCATCGGCGAGGTCTGCTTCTGGGGCCGGCACGTCTTCATGGGCTACCTGGACAGGGTGGACAGTACCATGGAGGCCATCGACGAGGAGGGCTGGCTGCACTCGGGGGACCTGGGCCGCATGGACAACCAGAACTTCCTCTACATCACTGGACGCATCAAAG agCTGCTCATCACTGCCGGCGGCGAGAACGTGCCTCCGGTCCCCATTGAGAACCTGGTCAAGGAGAAGATCCCCATCGTTAGCAACGCCATGCTGGTGGGGGACAGGGCCAAGTTCCTGAGCATCCTGCTGACGCTGAAG GTCTGCCGGCAACTGGGCAGCCACGCGTCCACGGTGACGGAGATCTTGGAGGCGCAGGACCCCCCCATCTACAAGGCCATCCAGATGGGGATCGACCAGGTGAATGAGGTGGCCGTGTCCAACGCCCAGAAGATCCAGAAGTGGCtcatcctggagaaggacttctccATCCCCGGCGGGGAGCTGG GCCCAACCACCAAAATGAAGAGACCGTTTATAACCGAGAAATACAAGCTACAGATCCAAGCCCTGTACCACTGA
- the LOC142430657 gene encoding long-chain-fatty-acid--CoA ligase ACSBG2-like isoform X2, with translation MTIPEYLRESVSRFGTYSAVGWMVNNQWEFLNYNQYYEACRKAAKAFLKLGLERFNGVGLLGFNSVEWFIAAIGSIMAGGLCVGIYATNSAEACEFVITHAKVNVLLVENSQQLQKILSISPGKLETLKAIVQYKLPLDDTISSEFSVYSWDDFMKLGSSVPDIELDPILDSLQPNQCAVVIYTSGTTGNPKGVMLSHDNITWMSGAVSRECCLSLASEKQETVVSYLPLSHVAAQIMDLWIPIKVGGLTYFAQPDALRGTLVNTLHDVRPTTFLGVPRIWEKMQEKIKENSDKSSTLKRKVFQWARNVGTQINSRRMIGVSDLPMSYRVAKALVFNKVRVALGLDRCRLFISGAAPLTQDTAEFFLSLDIPVFELYGMSESSGPHTMCSLENYRVLSCGKILSGCKNMLYKQNKEGIGEVCFWGRHVFMGYLDRVDSTMEAIDEEGWLHSGDLGRMDNQNFLYITGRIKELLITAGGENVPPVPIENLVKEKIPIVSNAMLVGDRAKFLSILLTLKCEIDPMTGAPLDKLTPDTIKVCRQLGSHASTVTEILEAQDPPIYKAIQMGIDQVNEVAVSNAQKIQKWLILEKDFSIPGGELGPTTKMKRPFITEKYKLQIQALYH, from the exons ATGACCATCCCCGAGTATTTGCGGGAGTCAGTCAGCCGGTTCGGGACTTACTCGGCCGTCGGCTGGATGGTCAACAACCAGTGGGAATTTCTGAATTACAACCAGTACTACGAGGCGTGTCGGAAGGCAGCCAAAGCCTTCCTCAAG CTGGGTCTGGAGCGCTTCAACGGAGTCGGCCTGCTGGGGTTCAACTCGGTGGAGTGGTTTATCGCTGCCATCGGCAGCATCATGGCAGG gggcctctgcgtgggcatctaCGCCACCAACTCTGCGGAGGCCTGCGAGTTTGTCATCACTCACGCCAAGGTCAACGTCTTACTGGTTGAAAATAGCCAACAGCTACAGAAAATCCTTTCG ATTTCACCCGGCAAGCTGGAGACCTTAAAAGCCATCGTCCAATACAAGTTGCCTCTGGACGACACCATCAGCAGCGAGTTCTCTGTGTACTCT TGGGACGACTTCATGAAGCTTGGTTCGAGTGTCCCTGATATCGAGCTAGACCCGATCCTTGACAGCCTGCAGCCCAACCAGTGCGCCGTGGTCATCTACACCTCGGGGACCACCGGCAACCCCAAGGGCGTAATGCTGAGCCACGACAAC ATCACGTGGATGTCCGGGGCCGTGTCCAGGGAGTGCTGCCTGTCTTTGGCCTCAGAGAAGCAGGAGACGGTGGTCAGCTACCTCCCCCTCAGCCACGTCGCAGCCCAGATAATGGACCTGTGGATACCCATCAAGGTCGGGGGGCTCACCTACTTTGCTCAGCCAGACGCACTGCGG GGCACCCTGGTGAATACCCTGCATGACGTGCGACCGACGACCTTCCTGGGGGTGCCCCGGATCTGGGAGAAGATGCAGGAGAAGATCAAGGAGAACAGTGACAAATCGTCCACGCTGAAGAGGAAAGTTTTCCAGTGGGCGAGGAACGTGGGCACTCAGATCAACAGCAGAAGGATGATAGG GGTATCCGACTTGCCCATGAGTTACCGCGTGGCCAAGGCCCTGGTATTCAACAAGGTGCGGGTCGCCCTGGGCCTGGACCGCTGCCGGCTCTTCATCAGCGGGGCGGCCCCCCTCACCCAGGACACGGCCGAGTTCTTCCTCAGCCTGGACATCCCCGTCTTCGAGCTATACGGCATGAGTGAGAGCTCGGGGCCACATACCATGTGCAGCCTGGAGAACTACCGTGTCCTCAG TTGTGGGAAGATCTTGAGCGGCTGCAAGAATAtgctgtacaaacagaacaaagaaggCATCGGCGAGGTCTGCTTCTGGGGCCGGCACGTCTTCATGGGCTACCTGGACAGGGTGGACAGTACCATGGAGGCCATCGACGAGGAGGGCTGGCTGCACTCGGGGGACCTGGGCCGCATGGACAACCAGAACTTCCTCTACATCACTGGACGCATCAAAG agCTGCTCATCACTGCCGGCGGCGAGAACGTGCCTCCGGTCCCCATTGAGAACCTGGTCAAGGAGAAGATCCCCATCGTTAGCAACGCCATGCTGGTGGGGGACAGGGCCAAGTTCCTGAGCATCCTGCTGACGCTGAAG TGCGAGATAGACCCCATGACTGGAGCGCCGCTGGACAAACTGACCCCGGACACCATCAAGGTCTGCCGGCAACTGGGCAGCCACGCGTCCACGGTGACGGAGATCTTGGAGGCGCAGGACCCCCCCATCTACAAGGCCATCCAGATGGGGATCGACCAGGTGAATGAGGTGGCCGTGTCCAACGCCCAGAAGATCCAGAAGTGGCtcatcctggagaaggacttctccATCCCCGGCGGGGAGCTGG GCCCAACCACCAAAATGAAGAGACCGTTTATAACCGAGAAATACAAGCTACAGATCCAAGCCCTGTACCACTGA